One Streptomyces mobaraensis NBRC 13819 = DSM 40847 DNA segment encodes these proteins:
- a CDS encoding inorganic phosphate transporter, with product MDTFALVVTIAVALGFTYTNGFHDSANAIATSVSTRALTPRAALAMAAVMNLAGAFLGSGVAKTVSKGLIETPVGDKGMGILFAALVGAVVWNLVTWYFGLPSSSSHALFGGMVGAALAGGTTVIWSGVVEKVVIPMFLSPFVGLVIGYLVMVVIMWMFRKANPHKAKRGFRIAQTVSAAGMALGHGLQDAQKTMGIVVMALVIGDVQDKDAAIPLWVKLVCAITLSLGTYAGGWRIMRTLGRRIIELDPPQGFAAETTAASVMYTASFMFHAPISTTHVITSAIMGVGSTKGPRAVRWGVAKNIVMGWFITMPAAAIVAALSYWIVQLAFG from the coding sequence GTGGATACGTTCGCACTTGTCGTGACCATCGCGGTCGCGCTCGGATTCACCTATACCAACGGCTTTCACGACTCCGCGAACGCCATCGCCACCTCGGTCTCCACGCGGGCGCTGACCCCGCGCGCGGCCCTGGCGATGGCGGCGGTCATGAACCTCGCCGGTGCCTTCCTGGGCAGCGGTGTCGCCAAGACCGTCAGCAAGGGCCTGATCGAGACGCCGGTCGGCGACAAGGGGATGGGCATCCTCTTCGCCGCACTGGTCGGCGCGGTCGTCTGGAACCTGGTGACCTGGTACTTCGGTCTGCCGTCGTCGTCCAGTCACGCGCTGTTCGGCGGCATGGTGGGCGCGGCGCTCGCGGGCGGGACGACCGTCATCTGGTCGGGCGTCGTCGAGAAGGTCGTCATCCCGATGTTCCTCTCGCCGTTCGTCGGCCTGGTCATCGGCTATCTGGTGATGGTCGTGATCATGTGGATGTTCCGGAAGGCCAACCCGCACAAGGCGAAGCGGGGCTTCCGGATCGCCCAGACCGTCTCCGCGGCGGGCATGGCCCTGGGGCACGGTCTGCAGGATGCCCAGAAGACGATGGGCATCGTGGTGATGGCCCTCGTCATCGGTGACGTCCAGGACAAGGACGCCGCGATTCCGCTCTGGGTCAAGCTGGTCTGCGCGATCACGCTGTCGCTGGGGACGTACGCGGGTGGCTGGCGCATCATGCGGACGCTGGGGCGGCGGATCATCGAGCTGGACCCGCCGCAGGGGTTCGCCGCCGAGACGACGGCCGCTTCCGTGATGTACACGGCCTCGTTCATGTTCCACGCGCCGATCTCCACGACGCATGTGATCACTTCCGCGATCATGGGTGTCGGGTCCACTAAGGGGCCGCGGGCCGTGCGGTGGGGTGTCGCGAAGAACATCGTGATGGGCTGGTTCATCACCATGCCGGCCGCGGCGATCGTCGCCGCGCTGAGCTATTGGATCGTGCAGCTCGCCTTCGGGTGA
- a CDS encoding FAD-binding oxidoreductase, with product MDRRTLLTAATGLTAAAWAAPALAGGTATAAPTATAARTTARSAKVRAADWTALGKGLKGGIIRPDDADYVTARQLYNTRYDGQRPAGVAYVAGTQDIAACLSFARRFSIPVSIRNGGHSYAGWSGGDGRLVLDVSRLRTIRTPTSSSAAIGAGAKLIDVYTGLAASGVTIPAGSCPTVGVSGLTLGGGHGVLSRAYGLTCDSLTGATLVTADGKTVECDAKRNPDLFWALRGAGNGNFGVVTELRFRTRRVGDGVTGYVSWPWAKAADVLRAWQEWGPTQPDEIWSACDLSVTPGRTPRIAVAAFSLGTKSGLANALDKLAAKVGGGKASISVRSRSYLDAMRRYAGVADLTLAQSHLPGRTPGRDKAGKLGRETYAARSDFYDRSLNAAGIRTLLDQTERFGRKGGGGGGSIQLTALGGAVNRVKPLDTAFVHRRSRFLAQYLTSWGASASGGPQVAWLDGVHTAMRRYASGAAYQNYADAGLKDWRRAYYGDAADRLTKLKRQYDPQRVFDFPQAL from the coding sequence ATGGACAGGCGCACACTGCTGACGGCGGCGACGGGACTGACGGCGGCGGCCTGGGCCGCGCCCGCCCTCGCGGGCGGCACCGCGACCGCGGCCCCGACGGCCACCGCGGCCCGCACCACCGCCCGCTCCGCCAAGGTGCGGGCGGCCGACTGGACGGCCCTCGGCAAGGGCCTCAAGGGCGGCATCATCCGCCCGGACGACGCCGACTACGTCACCGCCCGGCAGCTGTACAACACCCGCTACGACGGGCAGCGCCCGGCCGGCGTCGCCTACGTCGCGGGCACCCAGGACATAGCCGCCTGCCTCTCCTTCGCCCGCCGCTTCTCCATACCGGTGTCCATACGCAACGGCGGCCACAGCTACGCGGGTTGGTCGGGCGGCGACGGGCGGCTCGTGCTCGACGTCTCGCGGCTGAGGACCATCCGCACCCCCACCTCGTCCTCCGCCGCCATCGGCGCCGGCGCCAAGCTCATCGACGTCTACACCGGCCTGGCGGCGAGCGGCGTCACCATCCCCGCGGGCTCCTGCCCCACGGTCGGCGTCTCCGGCCTCACCCTCGGCGGCGGCCACGGCGTCCTCTCCCGGGCGTACGGCCTGACCTGCGACAGCCTCACCGGCGCCACCCTCGTCACCGCCGACGGCAAGACCGTCGAGTGCGACGCCAAGCGCAACCCCGACCTCTTCTGGGCCCTGCGCGGCGCCGGCAACGGCAACTTCGGCGTCGTCACCGAACTCCGCTTCCGCACCCGCCGGGTGGGCGACGGCGTCACCGGCTACGTCTCCTGGCCCTGGGCCAAGGCCGCCGACGTCCTCCGCGCCTGGCAGGAGTGGGGGCCGACCCAGCCCGACGAGATCTGGTCCGCCTGCGACCTGTCCGTCACCCCCGGCCGCACCCCGCGCATCGCCGTCGCCGCCTTCTCCCTCGGTACCAAGAGCGGCCTCGCCAACGCGCTGGACAAGCTGGCCGCCAAGGTCGGCGGCGGCAAGGCGAGCATCTCGGTGCGCAGCCGCTCGTACCTGGACGCCATGCGCCGCTACGCGGGCGTCGCCGACCTCACTCTCGCCCAGTCCCACCTGCCCGGCCGCACCCCGGGCCGCGACAAGGCCGGCAAGCTCGGCCGCGAGACGTACGCCGCGCGCTCCGACTTCTACGACCGCTCGCTGAACGCGGCCGGCATCCGCACCCTCCTCGACCAGACCGAGCGGTTCGGCCGCAAGGGCGGGGGCGGCGGCGGATCGATCCAGCTCACGGCGCTCGGCGGCGCGGTCAACCGCGTCAAGCCGCTGGACACGGCGTTCGTGCACCGCCGCTCGCGGTTCCTGGCCCAGTACCTCACCTCGTGGGGCGCCTCGGCGTCCGGCGGCCCGCAGGTCGCCTGGCTGGACGGCGTCCACACGGCGATGCGCCGGTACGCGTCCGGCGCCGCCTACCAGAACTACGCGGACGCGGGCCTGAAGGACTGGCGCCGGGCCTACTACGGGGACGCGGCGGACCGCCTGACGAAGCTGAAGCGGCAGTACGACCCGCAGCGCGTGTTCGACTTCCCGCAGGCGCTGTGA
- a CDS encoding DUF47 domain-containing protein, which produces MRFRLTPRETSFYDMFAASADNIVTGSKLLMELLGAEPSARAEIAERMRAAEHAGDDATHAIFHQLNSSFITPFDREDIYSLASSLDDIMDFMEEAVDLVVLYQIEELPKGVEQQIEVLARAAELTAEAMPNLRTMTNLTEYWIEVNRLENQADQIHRKLLAHLFNGKYDAIEVLKLKQVVDVLEEAADAFEHVANTVETIAVKES; this is translated from the coding sequence GTGCGCTTTCGTCTGACCCCCAGGGAGACGAGCTTCTACGACATGTTCGCCGCGTCCGCGGACAACATCGTCACGGGCTCCAAGCTCCTGATGGAACTGCTCGGTGCGGAGCCGTCCGCCCGGGCCGAGATCGCCGAGCGGATGCGGGCAGCGGAGCACGCCGGGGACGACGCGACCCACGCGATCTTCCACCAGCTGAACTCCTCGTTCATCACGCCGTTCGACCGCGAGGACATCTACTCCCTCGCGTCCTCGCTCGACGACATCATGGACTTCATGGAAGAGGCGGTCGACCTGGTCGTCCTCTACCAGATCGAGGAACTGCCGAAGGGCGTCGAGCAGCAGATCGAGGTCCTCGCGCGAGCCGCCGAGCTCACCGCCGAGGCCATGCCGAACCTGCGCACGATGACCAACCTCACCGAGTACTGGATCGAGGTCAACCGCCTGGAGAACCAGGCCGACCAGATCCACCGCAAGCTGCTCGCCCACCTCTTCAACGGCAAGTACGACGCCATCGAGGTGCTCAAGCTGAAGCAGGTGGTGGACGTACTGGAAGAGGCGGCGGACGCGTTCGAGCACGTCGCGAACACGGTCGAGACCATCGCGGTCAAGGAGTCCTGA
- the pstB gene encoding phosphate ABC transporter ATP-binding protein PstB — MAKRIDVSGLSAYYGAHKAIDDISMTVEPRSVTAFIGPSGCGKSTFLRTLNRMHEVTPGGRVEGKVMLDDENLYGSGVDPVSVRRTVGMVFQRPNPFPTMSIYENVAAGIRLNGGRVRKSELDAIVEKSLQGANLWKEVKDRLGKPGAGLSGGQQQRLCIARAIAVEPQVLLMDEPCSALDPISTLAIEDLIGELKERFTIVIVTHNMQQAARVSDRTAFFNLAGVGQPGKLVEIDDTERIFSNPSVQATEDYISGRFG; from the coding sequence ATGGCCAAGCGCATCGACGTCAGCGGCCTCTCCGCCTACTACGGCGCCCACAAGGCCATCGACGACATCTCCATGACCGTCGAACCCCGCTCGGTGACCGCCTTCATCGGCCCCTCCGGCTGCGGCAAGTCCACCTTCCTGCGCACCCTCAACCGAATGCACGAGGTGACCCCGGGCGGACGCGTAGAGGGCAAGGTGATGCTCGACGACGAGAACCTCTACGGCTCCGGCGTCGACCCCGTCTCCGTCCGCCGCACGGTCGGCATGGTCTTCCAGCGCCCCAACCCGTTCCCGACCATGTCCATCTACGAGAACGTCGCCGCCGGCATCCGCCTCAACGGCGGCCGGGTCCGCAAGTCCGAACTGGACGCGATCGTCGAGAAGTCCCTCCAGGGCGCCAACCTCTGGAAGGAGGTCAAGGACCGCCTCGGCAAGCCCGGCGCCGGCCTCTCCGGCGGCCAGCAGCAGCGCCTCTGCATCGCCCGCGCCATCGCCGTCGAACCCCAGGTCCTGCTGATGGACGAACCCTGCTCGGCCCTCGACCCGATCTCCACCCTCGCCATCGAGGACCTCATCGGCGAGCTGAAGGAACGGTTCACGATCGTCATCGTGACCCACAACATGCAGCAGGCGGCGCGCGTCTCCGACCGCACGGCCTTCTTCAACCTGGCGGGCGTGGGCCAGCCCGGCAAGCTCGTCGAGATCGACGACACGGAGCGGATCTTCTCCAACCCGTCGGTGCAGGCGACGGAGGACTACATCTCGGGGCGCTTCGGGTAG
- a CDS encoding metal-sensitive transcriptional regulator: MTTTGTTAAGTGEPAAASCHGGPAPAAETTGAAGATGSDNAHSAGTHHGPHGYSHQKDQHLKRLRRIEGQIRGLQRMVEEDVYCIDILTQVSAGTKALQSFALQLLQEHLRHCVADAAVKGGDEIDTKVAEATAAIARLLRS, from the coding sequence ATGACCACCACGGGAACGACAGCGGCCGGCACCGGCGAACCGGCCGCGGCGTCCTGCCACGGCGGACCCGCTCCCGCCGCGGAGACCACCGGAGCCGCCGGGGCCACCGGAAGCGACAATGCTCACAGCGCCGGGACGCACCACGGCCCCCACGGCTACAGCCACCAGAAGGACCAGCACCTCAAGCGACTGCGCAGGATCGAGGGCCAGATCCGCGGCCTCCAGCGCATGGTCGAGGAGGACGTCTACTGCATCGACATACTCACCCAGGTCTCCGCGGGCACCAAGGCGCTGCAGTCCTTCGCCCTCCAGCTGCTCCAGGAGCACCTGCGGCACTGCGTCGCCGACGCGGCGGTCAAGGGCGGCGACGAGATCGACACCAAGGTCGCCGAGGCGACGGCGGCCATCGCGCGGCTACTGCGGTCCTGA
- a CDS encoding phosphatase PAP2 family protein, giving the protein MPGHEAVHPLAEAKGGSSGPDVSLLYDINGLAKDAPGWFDHTMEFVGEYGIVIGLGLLMVCAWWSVRRGPDAPGGVAALLWAPLAAGLALLVNVPIRGFVRRPRPFLEHQGLDVLVKGKTDFSFVSDHATLTMALGVGLFVAHRRYGLVGIGLAFLEGFCRVFMGVHYPTDVIGGLALGTAVVLLLAPLAMMLLTPLAGWVAASRAGWLVRSRSAPAPVALPEEPDGAGVTGRQPQRHDKGLAA; this is encoded by the coding sequence ATGCCCGGACACGAGGCGGTCCATCCCCTGGCGGAGGCCAAGGGAGGCTCGTCGGGCCCCGACGTCAGCCTGCTGTACGACATCAACGGGCTGGCCAAGGACGCCCCGGGCTGGTTCGACCACACGATGGAGTTCGTCGGCGAGTACGGAATCGTCATCGGACTCGGCTTACTGATGGTCTGTGCGTGGTGGAGCGTGCGCCGCGGCCCGGACGCCCCCGGGGGCGTCGCCGCGCTGCTGTGGGCGCCCCTGGCGGCCGGTCTGGCGCTGCTGGTCAACGTGCCGATCCGCGGCTTCGTGCGGCGACCCCGCCCGTTCCTGGAGCACCAGGGGCTCGACGTGCTGGTCAAGGGCAAGACGGACTTCTCGTTCGTCAGTGATCACGCCACGCTCACCATGGCGCTGGGCGTCGGGCTGTTCGTGGCGCACCGCCGGTACGGGCTGGTCGGGATCGGCCTCGCCTTCCTGGAGGGGTTCTGCCGGGTGTTCATGGGGGTGCACTACCCCACGGACGTGATCGGCGGCCTGGCGCTCGGCACCGCCGTGGTGCTGCTGCTGGCGCCGCTGGCGATGATGCTGCTGACGCCGCTGGCCGGGTGGGTCGCCGCGTCGCGGGCCGGGTGGCTCGTACGGTCGCGGAGCGCGCCCGCGCCGGTGGCGCTCCCGGAGGAGCCGGACGGTGCCGGGGTCACGGGGCGTCAGCCGCAGCGGCACGACAAGGGGTTGGCCGCGTAG
- a CDS encoding bifunctional lytic transglycosylase/C40 family peptidase, translating to MRKWWVGIGIGIGLGMSLLGLLFFATFTIAGNIAGGARGAVGLAKGAVPVEYQPLIEKWGNLCPAISPPLLAAQLYTESNWNPKARSPAGALGIAQFIPETWAQYGVDANGDGNRDIWEPADAIASAATYDCALAKDVKGIPGDATNNMLAAYNAGAYRVIKAAGVPAISETQGYVRSIRDLEKSFARPVGRVAPSQQAAGAIYFAQEQLGKPYLWGGEGTAADGGRFDCSGLTKAAYASVGIELPRVANDQWNAGPHPKRDELMPGDLVFFAHNLNDPRSIHHVGLYVGGGYMINAPHTGAVNRFDKIDTPDYIGATRVTDAGAKALPRANGV from the coding sequence GTGCGTAAGTGGTGGGTGGGCATCGGTATCGGTATCGGGCTGGGCATGAGCCTCCTCGGGCTGCTCTTCTTCGCGACGTTCACCATTGCCGGCAACATCGCGGGTGGGGCCCGGGGCGCCGTGGGCCTGGCCAAGGGCGCGGTTCCCGTGGAGTACCAACCGCTGATCGAGAAATGGGGCAATCTCTGCCCCGCCATTTCGCCGCCGCTGCTCGCGGCCCAGCTCTACACCGAGAGCAACTGGAATCCGAAGGCGCGGAGTCCCGCCGGTGCGCTGGGGATCGCCCAGTTCATTCCCGAGACCTGGGCGCAGTACGGGGTGGACGCCAACGGCGATGGAAACCGGGACATATGGGAACCGGCCGACGCCATCGCCTCGGCCGCGACCTACGACTGCGCCCTGGCGAAGGACGTCAAGGGCATCCCGGGCGACGCCACGAACAACATGCTGGCCGCGTACAACGCCGGCGCCTACCGCGTCATCAAGGCCGCGGGCGTCCCCGCGATCAGCGAGACCCAGGGCTACGTCAGATCCATCCGCGACCTCGAGAAGAGCTTCGCACGGCCCGTAGGCCGTGTGGCTCCCTCGCAGCAGGCCGCCGGGGCGATCTACTTCGCGCAGGAGCAGCTGGGGAAGCCGTACCTGTGGGGCGGGGAGGGGACCGCCGCGGACGGGGGGCGGTTCGACTGTTCGGGGTTGACGAAGGCGGCTTACGCGTCCGTCGGGATCGAGTTGCCGCGGGTCGCGAACGACCAGTGGAACGCCGGGCCGCACCCGAAGCGGGACGAGCTGATGCCGGGGGACCTCGTCTTCTTCGCGCACAATCTGAACGACCCGCGATCCATCCATCACGTGGGGCTGTACGTGGGCGGCGGTTACATGATCAACGCGCCGCACACGGGTGCCGTGAACCGGTTCGACAAAATCGACACGCCGGATTACATCGGTGCCACGCGCGTGACGGACGCGGGGGCGAAGGCGTTGCCCAGGGCGAACGGCGTGTGA